GGCTGGGACATCTCGTTCATGACTTCGTATAAATCGGACAGACTATCGGCTGACTGAGTGATTTCGAGGAAGAGTTGAATTCGATCTTCCCAGAGTAACCAGGGCAGGACACTGGCAATGGTGCTACTGTTTTCGGGGTGTAATTTGAGAATCTCACGTAATTTGGGGATGGCCTGGCGATCCTGTCCCAGGCCAGCTAAAGCACGCGCGCCGGCCAACTGTTCTTCCACAGATTCGTGTTCAATCAACCGTTCCAGTTGCGGGGCAAGATCGAACATCCATGGCTCTCTCATTTTGCCCTGCCTGATCGCAGCAAGCATATTTTCATATTCCCGCGTATGGCTTTCATCCGGATTGTCTGTTGTTAAGGTTTCGTCTGTCGTTTTTTCATCAGGAAGCTCTGGTTGGCTTTCCCCTGCATCCGTTTTGAGAGGCAATTTACCGTTCGTTTCCGGGATAAACGAATCAAAAGGGCTGTTTCCGGTGATGGAATCTGAGGGGGAAAAGGTTTCTGAACTGAGGAGTTTAAAGAGTGCGTTGGCAGCAGCTGTGCGAACGAGGCTGTCTTCATCAGAGAGCAACTGCTGTAACTCATTTTTTACTTCAGACGGGATGAGTGAGCTTAATCCTGTGATAGCAGCAGCCCGAACTTCAGGTTGGTCGTGAGTGCAGAACTTCCGCAGGTAGGGGATCGATTCCACTCCCTGTTTTTCCCCGTGAGAGAGCGATTTTACCACTTCCGCTGCCAACTCGGGATGCCGGGAGGCCGCTTTAGTCAACGGTTCGACAGCCACGATAAGATCAGCGTCGGAAAGTGCAGCAACAGCGCGACTGACAACAAAACTGTCTTCGTCCTCAAGAAGTTTAATCAAAGCCATGTAGACATCGGTATGCAATGCTTTGTCAGGTGAATAATGGCCAACCACTTTAGTGATTGATTCTGCGGATTCTGCCCGAACTCTCCAGCTGGGATGCGAAAGCAGTTTGATCAGAGCCTCGGCGGCTGCATTTCCCTTTGCTTCGCGAAAAAGACGTACTGCGTGCACAACGAGATCCGGATCCTTTTCCTGCGTTACGTATGCAGCGATTTCGGGAACAATCCTGCTGGATGGTTTTTCAGATAATTGTTTCAGCACGGCGGCACGTACATTGGGTTCGGGATCTTTCAATAAACGGATCAGTGCATCGCTGGTGCTGGCGCCTCCTACTTCCGTCAACGTGCGCAAGCTCAGTTCGCGCACCAGCGGTGAAGGATCGCTGAAGAGTTCCAGAAGCAGTTCCTGTTCCTGTGAAGTCGCCCGAGTGGAAAGTTCATCGATGGCATTATGACGAATAGCAACATCGGTCGCCGCCAGACGTTCAATCCCTCCCGGCCATTCCAGGACCAGCTTGTCAGTCGCAACGAGCCGGTAGCGGAGTGCCGTCAATCGTTCACGATCCTCGTCTGATTCTATGGATTTGAGACGGCCGGTAACTTCAGCCAGTAATAACTTACCGAAGCGGGCGAGCCGTTCCCTGATGGCACGCGTTTCATCCGGCGTGGCTGTGAGCATTGATGTGATCATCTTTCGGCAAGAGTCAAGCTCGGAAGAAGTCAGCTCTTTTTTAACCGGTATCGCCTCTGAGTGATCAATGTGCTCGATCCAGGCAGACAGTTTTTTCAATCGTTCAGGGCTGATGGATTTCGGGTCCCAGGGATCAAGCCCTTCCACGGGCGCTTTCCATTCCCGCAGTAATTCGAGAGCTGTCAGTTGTGAAGCAAGTGTTCCTTCAGAGAAAGCGTTCACAACGATGGCGGCTGCGGGATCCGGATAGGGGATCAGCTTCTGAATTGCTGCTTCCCTGAGCACGGCATCGCGATGTTTGAACAGCTTAACCAGACGGATCACGGCAAGGGCATCAGGAGGTCCCGAGGCCAATAATGATTCATCTGGAACGACTGTAGCGCTGCTATAGTGTTCCTGCAGCCATTCGACAAGGTTTTCAGCAGACAGGGCGCCGTCTTTTGATTCGATAACTTGTCCCGTCGGTGTAAGTATGCGTAGAGCGGGAATCGGACCGACGGCGAGTAATCGAGCATCTGCAGGAGTCTTATCGATATCCAGTCGAACCAGTATCCAGCGTCCCAGTTCGGCCTGAACGATTGTTTTTTTGATTTCTGCATTGAGTATTTTACAGTAGGGACAAGATTGACCTTCGATCTTCACAAAGATGGGCATGCCCTTCAGCCGCGCTTGTTGATATCCCTCTGCCAATGACTTGAGCCAGGGTTGCTCCTTGGAATGCTCTTCGGCTTTCTCTACCTGTTTTGTGAGCCCCCTATTCGGTTTCACCGCTTCCAGAACTTTGGACGTGGGTTGCGCGAAA
The sequence above is a segment of the Gimesia algae genome. Coding sequences within it:
- a CDS encoding HEAT repeat domain-containing protein; this encodes MKIRNMLISRVQTRPAGLSQGSKRHVVSCLKYQILLTSWSMVVFTHAAFAQPTSKVLEAVKPNRGLTKQVEKAEEHSKEQPWLKSLAEGYQQARLKGMPIFVKIEGQSCPYCKILNAEIKKTIVQAELGRWILVRLDIDKTPADARLLAVGPIPALRILTPTGQVIESKDGALSAENLVEWLQEHYSSATVVPDESLLASGPPDALAVIRLVKLFKHRDAVLREAAIQKLIPYPDPAAAIVVNAFSEGTLASQLTALELLREWKAPVEGLDPWDPKSISPERLKKLSAWIEHIDHSEAIPVKKELTSSELDSCRKMITSMLTATPDETRAIRERLARFGKLLLAEVTGRLKSIESDEDRERLTALRYRLVATDKLVLEWPGGIERLAATDVAIRHNAIDELSTRATSQEQELLLELFSDPSPLVRELSLRTLTEVGGASTSDALIRLLKDPEPNVRAAVLKQLSEKPSSRIVPEIAAYVTQEKDPDLVVHAVRLFREAKGNAAAEALIKLLSHPSWRVRAESAESITKVVGHYSPDKALHTDVYMALIKLLEDEDSFVVSRAVAALSDADLIVAVEPLTKAASRHPELAAEVVKSLSHGEKQGVESIPYLRKFCTHDQPEVRAAAITGLSSLIPSEVKNELQQLLSDEDSLVRTAAANALFKLLSSETFSPSDSITGNSPFDSFIPETNGKLPLKTDAGESQPELPDEKTTDETLTTDNPDESHTREYENMLAAIRQGKMREPWMFDLAPQLERLIEHESVEEQLAGARALAGLGQDRQAIPKLREILKLHPENSSTIASVLPWLLWEDRIQLFLEITQSADSLSDLYEVMNEMSQPRDHRALNTFWDLLARRDVDAAFAHSMIMSMRKIYFNTRYYSLDDVSVGAKNRAVADLIPHTLSGLYWQRTVALVALFSLSREEAYKLANRILSDKSTSDDLREVAFQVVLASQSKSQATQMALQRLTDKNPMLQQIALAYLSVGPQAVSSVANKKLALESSFLVSSSFEKAGIPIIPEAPEELDSQILTPLLNSSDPQTVAYAGYLLTLFDDPQGFSPLLSYWEENAKQDAQWTRLVYRAIAYQNDTTYVPLLKTIYEKHIDKRRYYDKDLKDFYWTIRIMSGPEILAFRKRIRDEVGMERLR